The Paenibacillus sp. MBLB1832 genome has a window encoding:
- a CDS encoding UvrD-helicase domain-containing protein, with protein MRLELVDQEARNNILEDDKSILVSASAGSGKTTIMVKKMGIEINKITDHRTIAAITFTIRATEEIKKKAQQSIKKPFVVMTNDSFVENEITRPFIRDAFGPECLGDYSVEYGTQYKFTTANQGLEQLKRKNILGTFEDNKQNFKFKLALAIIKKSVPAQEYLTSKYRTIFIDEYQDSDQDMHRFFMFLKNELNLKIFIVGDSKQAIYMWRGAMSNIFELLAKEKFSSYELVTNFRCHKDIENYANLFHNPPYFENQNDIVSNVILKEYQNRHFTHFPISFSQLIDDNTIDLNKEITIISNVNNDAKRIAEFLNSNGYDFVFIPRTPIDEGLPNGFLLKELAMFTKNAAYTIYDFLEKIGNDERTQTKAEVNRIISGLKKSENLVVGKIVEIISSLASYLGVKIGAEEITKFCQSVCDPQFEMAFQMLDKKHKVMTVFASKGLEFDQVISFARYYDIQNNENMQNHYVCVTRAKEKFIMFIDKVEYYNHVLSTASKNGLNDAGKLFRYIG; from the coding sequence ATGAGATTGGAATTGGTTGACCAAGAAGCTAGGAATAACATTCTAGAAGACGATAAAAGTATTTTGGTTTCGGCAAGCGCTGGTTCTGGAAAAACTACAATAATGGTAAAGAAAATGGGCATTGAAATAAATAAAATAACGGATCATAGAACAATTGCAGCAATTACTTTTACTATTAGAGCAACTGAGGAAATTAAAAAGAAAGCTCAGCAGTCTATAAAAAAGCCATTTGTTGTTATGACAAATGACTCCTTTGTTGAAAATGAAATCACTAGACCCTTTATAAGAGACGCGTTTGGCCCAGAATGTTTAGGTGATTACTCTGTTGAATATGGAACTCAATATAAATTCACAACTGCTAATCAAGGATTGGAGCAACTCAAAAGAAAAAATATTCTTGGGACTTTTGAAGATAACAAACAGAACTTTAAATTTAAACTTGCGCTAGCAATAATAAAAAAATCAGTACCCGCGCAGGAATACCTCACATCAAAATATAGAACTATCTTTATTGATGAATATCAAGATTCGGATCAAGACATGCATCGATTTTTTATGTTTTTGAAAAATGAACTGAATTTAAAAATCTTTATCGTTGGTGATTCCAAACAGGCAATTTATATGTGGCGCGGGGCAATGAGTAACATTTTTGAATTGTTAGCGAAAGAGAAATTCAGTAGTTATGAATTGGTCACAAACTTTAGATGTCATAAAGATATTGAGAACTACGCAAATTTGTTTCATAATCCGCCATACTTTGAGAATCAAAATGATATAGTGAGTAATGTCATCTTAAAAGAATATCAAAATAGACATTTTACTCATTTCCCCATTTCATTTTCTCAATTAATTGATGACAATACTATTGATCTTAATAAAGAAATAACTATCATCTCAAATGTTAATAATGATGCAAAGAGAATAGCCGAATTCTTAAATAGCAACGGTTACGATTTTGTATTTATTCCGAGGACTCCTATTGATGAAGGGTTGCCAAATGGATTTCTTTTAAAAGAGCTTGCTATGTTCACTAAAAACGCAGCATACACAATTTATGACTTCTTGGAGAAAATAGGTAATGACGAAAGAACCCAGACAAAAGCTGAGGTTAATAGAATCATTAGTGGCTTAAAGAAATCAGAAAATTTAGTTGTCGGAAAAATAGTTGAAATAATAAGTAGTTTGGCAAGTTACTTGGGAGTTAAAATTGGTGCAGAGGAAATAACAAAGTTTTGCCAAAGTGTATGCGATCCACAATTTGAAATGGCTTTTCAAATGTTGGACAAAAAACATAAAGTAATGACGGTTTTTGCATCAAAAGGATTAGAGTTTGATCAGGTGATTAGTTTTGCTCGTTATTATGATATTCAAAATAATGAGAATATGCAAAATCATTATGTCTGTGTAACAAGAGCGAAAGAAAAATTCATCATGTTTATCGATAAGGTAGAGTATTACAACCATGTATTAAGTACAGCCAGTAAAAATGGACTTAATGATGCGGGGAAGTTATTTAGGTATATTGGGTAG
- a CDS encoding ATP-dependent nuclease — MKLISLEIENFRNFERVEVNLTNQNVIFGMNDVGKTNFMFALRFLLDKEIRKNGFKASDYYKNNTDETIKITLGVDLSDRANNDDSKHIISKVGGARSTDDLDNFYFQIQGEYDKSEEVGIPKIYWGNNLMDLIEISQNGIFSSLDNLFKIVYVDPTIDLEKTFSKNRNRLFNQTKLDESDIAISNDIKELAAKLNLKISSMNVIQSFQKTITDEYKKLKNEDINIEMKSELSINGYFGNLIPYIKRDNDDNIYPTSGDGRKKILAYSLLNHLIQLQEGNKIIIYLIEEPENSLHRSMQIALSKQLFSSKVYNYFFLSTHSSELLYEMDNASLIRVYSQSGTTCESYIYRVDDEYKNVKKELNRSLSTALFADKVLLVEGPSEKVLFEKVLEEVNPTYELDGGFLLDVSGIKFKPYVKVLQGLNISVIVKTDNDLKSKRNQPTTFDLIGIQRCLNLLKCNIENEVSLEAVEIDYFKVNDEGKKAFKEREKERMIKEKKLELFQQYKPQIELLNENDIYLSKIDLEHDLYEAIGGTMETVLGAESIKYLQDHKLINMIELTNQLSKEDCLNVIRHPLFKALRKLVMADDEIGIG; from the coding sequence TTGAAATTAATAAGCCTTGAGATAGAAAATTTCCGGAATTTTGAAAGAGTAGAAGTGAATTTGACCAATCAAAATGTTATTTTTGGTATGAATGATGTAGGGAAAACCAATTTTATGTTTGCACTAAGATTTTTACTAGATAAAGAGATACGCAAAAATGGATTCAAGGCATCGGATTATTATAAAAATAACACAGATGAGACCATCAAGATAACATTAGGTGTAGACTTATCAGATAGAGCTAACAATGATGATTCTAAACATATTATCTCTAAAGTTGGCGGTGCTAGGTCAACTGATGATTTAGATAATTTCTATTTTCAAATTCAAGGTGAATACGATAAAAGTGAAGAGGTTGGGATACCTAAAATTTATTGGGGAAATAATTTGATGGATTTAATTGAAATTAGTCAGAATGGGATTTTTAGTAGTCTTGATAATCTATTTAAAATTGTATATGTCGATCCAACAATAGATCTAGAAAAAACTTTTTCGAAAAACCGTAATAGGCTATTTAATCAAACAAAACTTGACGAATCGGATATCGCTATTTCCAATGATATAAAAGAACTAGCTGCCAAATTAAACCTTAAGATTAGTAGTATGAATGTAATACAAAGTTTCCAGAAGACTATTACAGATGAATATAAGAAGTTAAAAAACGAGGATATAAATATTGAAATGAAGTCTGAATTATCAATTAACGGATATTTTGGAAATCTAATTCCTTATATTAAAAGAGATAATGATGATAATATTTATCCAACTTCCGGCGACGGAAGAAAAAAAATATTAGCATATTCGTTATTAAATCACTTAATACAACTGCAAGAAGGAAACAAGATTATTATTTATTTAATTGAGGAACCGGAAAATAGTTTACATAGATCAATGCAAATTGCCCTATCAAAGCAATTGTTTAGTTCAAAAGTTTATAATTATTTCTTCTTATCAACACATTCATCAGAATTACTTTACGAGATGGATAATGCCTCTCTAATAAGGGTGTATTCACAAAGTGGTACAACATGTGAATCTTATATTTATCGAGTAGATGATGAATATAAAAATGTTAAAAAGGAACTTAATCGTTCTCTATCAACAGCTTTATTTGCAGATAAAGTTTTGTTAGTAGAAGGTCCTTCAGAAAAAGTACTGTTTGAAAAAGTATTAGAGGAAGTAAATCCCACCTATGAGTTAGATGGCGGATTTTTATTAGACGTTAGTGGAATTAAATTTAAGCCGTATGTAAAAGTGTTGCAGGGATTGAATATTTCCGTAATAGTAAAAACGGACAACGATTTAAAATCCAAAAGAAATCAGCCTACAACATTTGATTTAATAGGTATTCAGAGATGTTTGAATCTTTTGAAATGTAATATAGAAAATGAAGTCTCCTTAGAAGCAGTTGAAATAGATTACTTCAAAGTAAATGATGAAGGGAAAAAAGCATTTAAAGAACGTGAAAAAGAGCGGATGATCAAAGAGAAAAAGCTGGAACTATTTCAACAGTATAAACCTCAAATTGAGTTATTAAATGAAAATGATATCTACTTATCAAAAATCGATTTAGAACATGACTTATATGAGGCTATTGGTGGAACAATGGAGACTGTCTTGGGCGCTGAATCAATAAAATACCTACAGGATCATAAACTGATTAATATGATCGAACTAACAAACCAATTATCAAAAGAAGATTGCTTAAATGTTATTAGGCATCCTTTGTTTAAAGCATTAAGAAAGTTGGTGATGGCAGATGATGAGATTGGAATTGGTTGA
- a CDS encoding UvrD-helicase domain-containing protein, producing MKIVVAGAGAGKTTSMAQKVLDRLKERNNGKVIYVITYTNSARNRIREKITELYGSLPRKVFVETSHAFLLRELIFPFYHLLYGQQFNKVSQIKLSDNPGYRAMKIKELVDNKIIHVEKITEAAKWVVSRKTGDRSETIKKRERILQIILKYLDSVFIDEAQDIDNHFGKIIEVLHSKGINTYLVGDPKQDLRGRNALNELVNKYQEHVEYKPENNRCPISHVNLANTYIPIMQRQLPQKADFGTLSYVYESEIVKEEIHDFVKESDWDYVYISKKNDRFITHANDRNETLSNLTYEIRQIVKRTTTVDTDIDKLVFILVKNVLKDLNKESNSAIFSKLQKSLSIELTRQDMGKLGEQLKINREAHLNIGILVNSIDSIKGLEGGKCLFILTTDLAEYLFQIKKDQNKTLNYLYVALTRSKKELVFLITHEVENKYGRIIVDEKLEGLNIRMMSFDKPKEVLALS from the coding sequence ATGAAAATTGTAGTAGCTGGTGCAGGCGCAGGTAAGACAACTTCAATGGCTCAAAAAGTATTAGATAGGCTAAAAGAGAGAAATAATGGAAAAGTAATTTATGTAATCACATACACAAATAGCGCTAGAAACCGGATTAGGGAGAAGATTACCGAATTGTATGGTAGTCTTCCTAGGAAGGTTTTTGTAGAAACATCTCATGCTTTCTTATTAAGGGAATTAATTTTCCCGTTTTATCATTTGCTTTACGGACAACAGTTTAACAAAGTATCACAAATTAAATTATCTGATAATCCAGGTTACAGAGCTATGAAAATAAAAGAACTGGTAGATAATAAAATAATCCATGTAGAAAAGATCACTGAAGCTGCTAAATGGGTCGTTTCTAGAAAAACAGGAGATCGAAGTGAGACGATTAAAAAACGCGAGAGAATTTTACAAATTATTTTGAAATATCTAGACTCTGTTTTTATAGATGAAGCACAGGACATAGACAATCATTTTGGAAAGATTATTGAAGTATTACATAGTAAAGGTATTAATACATATCTTGTAGGGGATCCGAAGCAAGATTTACGGGGGAGGAATGCATTAAATGAATTAGTTAATAAGTATCAAGAACATGTTGAATATAAGCCTGAAAATAATAGATGCCCAATTTCACATGTTAATTTAGCAAATACATATATTCCAATAATGCAGAGGCAGTTGCCTCAAAAAGCAGACTTTGGAACTTTAAGCTATGTTTATGAAAGTGAGATAGTAAAGGAAGAGATCCATGACTTTGTAAAAGAGTCTGATTGGGATTATGTATATATTTCAAAGAAAAATGACAGATTTATAACTCATGCAAATGATAGAAATGAAACTCTAAGTAATTTAACTTATGAAATACGGCAAATAGTAAAAAGAACTACTACTGTTGATACTGATATAGATAAATTGGTATTTATTTTAGTAAAGAATGTTTTGAAAGATTTAAATAAAGAAAGTAACAGTGCAATTTTTTCAAAACTGCAAAAATCATTATCAATTGAATTGACTCGTCAAGATATGGGGAAATTGGGGGAACAACTAAAAATAAATCGTGAAGCTCATTTAAACATAGGAATACTTGTGAACTCAATTGATAGCATTAAAGGATTAGAGGGGGGCAAATGTTTATTTATACTTACAACGGACTTAGCAGAATATCTGTTTCAGATAAAAAAAGATCAGAATAAAACCCTTAATTACTTATATGTAGCTCTGACAAGATCCAAGAAAGAATTAGTGTTTCTTATTACTCATGAAGTTGAGAATAAATATGGAAGAATTATTGTCGATGAGAAGCTTGAGGGGTTAAATATTAGAATGATGTCTTTTGATAAACCCAAAGAAGTACTAGCTTTAAGTTAA
- a CDS encoding AAA family ATPase yields MKISKIHIQNFRNLKDINIELNRLTIFIGENNSGKSNLLKAITLPFFNDEIGSINKNLGWHDINNSTKTKYFEFIIENIDQFKNGTVDVNEFIKVIPFVKVEVSFTPEGTDEYYVRKWINSINQEAPQYTIKYQYDIDNPIKLFAHVSKILSENDSIDKIKMNLLPIELFKYSILIPLTNEPVTFNDLANFRYNALAAERDEFSNKNTQLGSKALVNLLHNKLSEVQKVEVEKSYETFFEELKKISNLENVFNWQDYSKLENAKEFFEKINLLPNMPSMSSLLNNVRLGFGEEYLNTQGLGYRNLIYLLVMMNSLELKSDIALNILTIEEPEAHLCKSNEHLLASFINSILSSTKQLQLFISTHSSEFLNKLELENVTVVSEGNGFSLKSELDEEQLGYLAKKPNLDFLKFLFSRRCILVEGTSEEMLIKSYLSSQANVLNDIEVISLHKGFTKMLDIWLKVNENLSNRIGIIRDYDNEPNAQKTHEAYNKYSNIYVTTTTEYTLEPEFVSTSDNFEKLKEYFINNHGWPDFKTAEELSDKWRNSKANTMLQFCKDFGKGELASVELPQHISKVIKFLRDGEKE; encoded by the coding sequence ATGAAAATTTCAAAAATACATATCCAAAATTTTAGAAATTTAAAAGATATAAACATCGAGTTGAATAGACTCACTATCTTTATAGGTGAAAATAATAGTGGCAAAAGTAACTTGCTTAAGGCGATTACATTACCTTTTTTCAATGATGAAATTGGCAGTATAAACAAAAATTTAGGATGGCATGACATCAATAATTCAACTAAAACGAAATATTTTGAGTTCATTATTGAAAATATAGATCAATTTAAGAATGGCACCGTAGACGTAAATGAATTTATTAAAGTTATACCATTTGTAAAAGTTGAAGTTAGTTTTACCCCTGAGGGAACTGATGAATACTATGTCCGAAAGTGGATAAACTCAATCAATCAAGAAGCACCACAATATACGATAAAATACCAATATGATATAGACAATCCTATAAAATTATTTGCACATGTATCAAAAATATTAAGTGAAAATGATTCAATAGATAAAATAAAGATGAATTTACTTCCTATTGAACTTTTCAAATACTCAATTTTAATTCCTTTGACTAATGAGCCTGTTACATTCAATGATTTAGCTAATTTTAGGTATAATGCTTTAGCTGCCGAGCGAGATGAATTTTCTAATAAAAATACTCAACTAGGCTCAAAAGCATTAGTAAACCTTCTACACAATAAACTTTCAGAGGTACAGAAAGTAGAAGTAGAGAAATCATATGAAACTTTTTTTGAAGAACTAAAAAAAATTAGTAATTTAGAAAATGTATTTAATTGGCAGGATTATTCGAAATTGGAGAATGCAAAGGAGTTTTTTGAAAAAATCAATTTACTTCCGAATATGCCGAGTATGAGTTCACTTTTAAATAATGTACGACTTGGTTTTGGAGAGGAATATTTAAATACACAAGGATTAGGATATAGAAATTTAATTTATCTATTGGTGATGATGAATTCACTAGAACTTAAGTCAGACATTGCGCTGAATATATTAACTATTGAAGAACCAGAGGCACATTTATGTAAAAGTAATGAGCATCTTCTTGCTAGTTTCATTAACTCCATTCTCAGTTCTACTAAACAATTACAATTATTTATTTCAACTCATAGTTCAGAGTTTTTAAATAAATTAGAATTGGAAAATGTAACGGTTGTTTCAGAGGGGAATGGCTTTTCTCTTAAATCCGAGCTCGATGAAGAACAACTGGGTTATTTGGCTAAAAAGCCTAATTTAGATTTTCTAAAATTTTTATTTTCTCGAAGATGTATACTAGTGGAAGGTACATCAGAGGAAATGTTAATAAAATCATATTTGAGTTCACAAGCTAATGTTTTAAATGATATCGAGGTTATTTCCTTACATAAAGGTTTTACAAAAATGTTAGATATTTGGTTGAAGGTAAATGAAAATTTATCCAACCGAATTGGAATTATAAGAGATTACGATAATGAGCCGAATGCTCAAAAAACACATGAAGCCTATAATAAGTATAGTAATATTTATGTAACTACAACAACTGAGTATACGCTAGAACCTGAGTTTGTAAGTACTTCAGATAATTTTGAAAAACTAAAAGAATATTTTATAAATAATCATGGATGGCCAGACTTCAAAACGGCAGAGGAACTCTCTGATAAGTGGAGAAATTCTAAAGCGAATACAATGCTTCAATTTTGTAAAGATTTTGGAAAGGGAGAATTGGCGAGTGTTGAATTGCCTCAGCACATTAGTAAAGTAATAAAATTCCTTCGGGATGGGGAGAAGGAATGA
- a CDS encoding TniQ family protein, translated as MSNIKNQLFIYEDESIEGYMFRSACSNYVTLDKIKEHVSLYFKKGVGDLKSALLLLNEENEFFYSRNSIYYIYHCGLLRYHISQKQKYSKFCPACLLEKSYHRIHWMIAPIIACRKHNLLLINYCASCFQLTTFTDVTINKCSKCKRELSLCKSKCINVMNRDSSMLMFDNIRYESEVWKGLVLTDFYLVLKRLRWFLNYHSKGEIGFTDLTYDEGKDNKFWFIGDENCFRWNILQAYELADDWPNNILKIYCPSDLEVLAGYIMGFGKVNLFFREFIKQIQQ; from the coding sequence GTGTCAAATATAAAAAATCAATTGTTTATTTATGAGGATGAGTCGATTGAGGGTTACATGTTTAGATCAGCATGTAGTAACTATGTTACTTTAGATAAAATAAAAGAGCATGTTTCACTATACTTCAAAAAAGGAGTAGGTGATTTGAAAAGTGCTTTACTTCTTTTAAATGAAGAAAATGAATTCTTTTATAGTAGGAATTCAATCTATTATATTTACCATTGCGGTTTACTTCGATATCATATTTCCCAAAAACAGAAATATAGCAAATTTTGTCCAGCTTGCCTGTTGGAAAAATCATATCACCGTATTCATTGGATGATTGCTCCTATCATTGCCTGCAGAAAGCATAATTTATTATTGATAAATTACTGTGCAAGCTGCTTTCAGCTTACAACTTTCACGGATGTTACGATTAATAAGTGTAGTAAATGTAAAAGGGAACTTTCATTGTGTAAAAGCAAATGTATCAATGTAATGAATAGAGATTCCTCAATGCTTATGTTTGATAATATTCGCTACGAAAGTGAAGTTTGGAAAGGATTAGTTTTAACTGATTTTTATTTAGTTCTTAAGAGACTAAGATGGTTTCTAAACTATCATTCAAAAGGAGAAATTGGTTTTACTGATTTAACCTATGATGAAGGAAAAGATAATAAATTCTGGTTTATTGGTGATGAAAATTGTTTTCGCTGGAATATATTGCAAGCGTACGAGTTGGCTGATGACTGGCCCAATAATATTTTAAAGATATATTGTCCAAGTGATCTGGAAGTTCTTGCAGGTTACATAATGGGTTTTGGTAAAGTTAACCTTTTTTTTAGAGAGTTCATTAAACAGATCCAGCAGTAA
- a CDS encoding TniB family NTP-binding protein produces MDGNKVYKRLNGMRIDEKDLQQRLLDIENNVVHHKRFTELYNMIHDCHHLNDGLVIMGDTGAGKSTLFKKYESAYPREKKMRIRNNHTERYESVPVLRVELDSNSSPLNVASKMLERLGDPFTNGTEKVLTARLKKLIPDSDVKVILIDEVQHIVASDTQKVIYKAADWIKQFANDVKIPIVFGGIKEKAKKIFASNAQLDERFPNKQEFNVFPYSTYDEQIEFRGYLKGIEAKLPFADRSSSKISDPYLADKIYYASLGTPRTIYHLIRHASSKALRAGSDMLEEKHLYEGFDLLSFETRPKVINPFDGKVFNLDVALEKENIKKS; encoded by the coding sequence ATGGACGGAAATAAAGTGTATAAGCGCCTTAACGGAATGAGGATCGATGAGAAGGACCTTCAACAACGGTTACTTGATATTGAAAATAACGTTGTTCATCATAAGCGATTTACTGAACTCTACAATATGATACATGACTGCCATCATCTAAATGATGGTTTAGTCATCATGGGAGATACAGGTGCGGGAAAATCAACTTTGTTCAAAAAATATGAATCAGCATACCCAAGGGAAAAGAAAATGCGAATAAGGAATAACCATACAGAGAGATATGAATCTGTTCCTGTACTTAGAGTGGAATTAGATTCTAATTCATCTCCTTTAAACGTAGCGTCAAAAATGTTGGAGCGTTTGGGTGATCCATTTACAAATGGAACTGAAAAAGTATTAACCGCAAGGCTTAAAAAATTAATACCTGATTCTGATGTAAAAGTAATACTCATCGATGAAGTGCAGCATATTGTCGCATCAGATACTCAAAAAGTGATATATAAAGCAGCAGACTGGATAAAGCAATTTGCTAATGATGTTAAAATACCAATTGTTTTTGGTGGAATTAAGGAAAAAGCGAAGAAAATTTTTGCATCTAATGCACAACTGGATGAAAGATTCCCTAATAAACAAGAGTTTAATGTATTTCCGTATTCTACGTATGATGAACAAATAGAATTTCGTGGATACCTTAAAGGGATCGAGGCAAAGTTGCCATTTGCAGATCGAAGCAGTTCAAAAATTTCTGATCCATATCTTGCTGATAAGATTTATTATGCAAGTTTGGGTACGCCTAGGACAATTTATCACTTAATAAGGCATGCTTCATCAAAAGCATTGAGAGCTGGAAGTGACATGTTAGAAGAGAAGCATTTATATGAAGGTTTTGATTTGTTATCTTTTGAAACAAGGCCGAAAGTGATTAATCCTTTTGATGGGAAAGTGTTTAATCTAGATGTTGCATTGGAGAAAGAAAATATTAAAAAGTCATAA
- a CDS encoding Mu transposase C-terminal domain-containing protein, producing the protein MARNKFSSGTLFLMDGMEYVIIRKEKQDIIVDLIQYKQRKTYSIFELEVAFYEERLTFKDTGERANQIKMDLEFSEDEETEINMKLEVLHPVIKGYFHKIKLDDYLKTLKDEKNIVVSKASFYNWKKLWEQYGDARYLLKRKPGPNKRRTLGEVIESLERIMGEKLYTGEEIRYRDIHRMYKGGINEINETRDEDDKAIIRSVQTIWRIVKEKRDYYRQQAAREGAVAAKLERDGSKPMVEKPTRPLERVELDWTPIDLFMVDPKTMDRKKAWLVYAIDVFSGNPLGFYITFEAPDSFAIRQCLLHCFLPKVYLKKLYPDVINEWTAYGIPKELVIDNASSNNSYNIEDICENFGIDLLFPEVSAGHKKGTVERGQKTFNDIVHTLKGTTFSNIYKRKMYDSKGKACITLQAFYYIAHIIFVDLISHNWSHSRIGGTPHQIWERAFAEDPSLIKELPFTKKEIKLALCGGSKKRKIQSEGVTLSETWFWSEELMQLKNKMKQEGDEDLEVLVRFDFADVKKVYVQNPYDYSYIEAEIDPNRINEYEKHYDLEPSLPIPYQQIKAICLSEGRKRRKFDDTHIIQAIDNIQSVVKQQDKDKRRGYTQTLQEEASIIEGLALGAYDYAMLGAPEEPETFHYVGQLTEDELKVKRGNKAKVTNEPKETKNGQESTVVGTPKVNVEQMEIVHNDAQRRQDNDDDLPTYETSMLA; encoded by the coding sequence ATGGCTAGAAACAAGTTTTCATCAGGAACGCTTTTTCTTATGGATGGCATGGAGTATGTCATTATTCGGAAAGAAAAACAAGATATTATTGTTGATTTAATACAATATAAGCAACGAAAAACTTACTCTATTTTTGAATTGGAAGTTGCATTTTATGAGGAACGTTTAACATTTAAAGATACTGGAGAACGTGCCAATCAAATAAAAATGGATCTTGAATTTTCAGAAGATGAGGAAACTGAGATCAATATGAAGCTTGAGGTTCTTCACCCTGTGATCAAAGGTTATTTTCATAAGATTAAATTGGATGATTATTTAAAAACACTAAAAGATGAGAAAAATATTGTTGTAAGCAAAGCAAGTTTCTATAATTGGAAGAAATTATGGGAGCAATATGGTGATGCGAGGTACCTGTTAAAAAGAAAGCCTGGCCCTAACAAGAGAAGAACATTAGGGGAGGTCATTGAATCCCTAGAAAGAATAATGGGGGAAAAACTATATACAGGTGAAGAGATTAGATACAGGGACATTCATCGGATGTATAAAGGTGGTATTAATGAAATTAATGAGACGAGAGATGAAGATGATAAAGCAATCATTAGATCAGTTCAAACAATTTGGCGTATTGTTAAAGAAAAGCGGGACTATTATCGGCAGCAAGCGGCAAGAGAAGGTGCTGTAGCAGCTAAGCTTGAAAGGGACGGCTCTAAGCCAATGGTTGAAAAACCAACCCGTCCTCTTGAACGTGTTGAATTGGATTGGACACCGATTGATCTATTTATGGTTGATCCAAAAACAATGGATAGAAAAAAAGCTTGGTTGGTTTACGCAATTGATGTGTTTTCAGGAAATCCATTAGGTTTCTATATAACATTCGAAGCACCGGATTCGTTCGCAATTAGACAATGTTTGCTTCATTGTTTTTTACCTAAGGTTTACCTAAAGAAGCTATACCCAGACGTAATCAATGAATGGACCGCGTATGGAATTCCCAAAGAACTTGTTATTGATAATGCTTCATCCAACAATTCATATAACATTGAAGATATTTGTGAGAATTTTGGGATAGATCTTTTATTCCCAGAGGTTTCAGCGGGGCATAAAAAAGGAACAGTGGAGCGAGGGCAAAAGACGTTTAATGATATTGTCCATACCTTAAAAGGTACAACATTTTCTAATATCTATAAGAGAAAAATGTATGACTCTAAAGGGAAAGCATGCATTACATTGCAAGCTTTTTACTATATTGCCCACATTATTTTTGTTGATTTAATCTCTCACAACTGGAGTCATAGCCGGATAGGTGGTACACCACACCAAATATGGGAAAGAGCATTTGCAGAAGATCCTAGTTTAATTAAGGAACTACCTTTTACAAAAAAAGAAATCAAATTAGCTCTTTGTGGTGGAAGCAAAAAGAGAAAAATTCAATCTGAAGGAGTTACACTCTCAGAAACATGGTTTTGGAGTGAAGAGTTGATGCAGCTTAAGAACAAAATGAAACAAGAAGGAGATGAAGATTTAGAAGTATTGGTTAGGTTTGATTTTGCTGATGTCAAAAAGGTATATGTTCAAAACCCATATGATTACAGTTATATTGAAGCTGAAATTGATCCGAATAGAATAAATGAGTATGAGAAGCATTATGATTTGGAGCCTTCACTTCCAATACCTTATCAGCAAATTAAAGCAATTTGTTTATCAGAAGGGCGAAAACGACGTAAATTTGATGATACTCATATAATTCAAGCAATTGATAATATCCAATCTGTTGTTAAGCAGCAAGATAAGGATAAACGTAGAGGCTACACGCAAACGCTTCAAGAGGAAGCGAGTATCATAGAGGGTCTTGCACTTGGAGCATATGATTATGCAATGCTTGGAGCACCAGAAGAACCAGAGACTTTTCACTATGTAGGACAACTTACAGAAGACGAATTGAAAGTGAAAAGAGGGAATAAAGCAAAAGTTACAAATGAACCAAAAGAAACAAAAAATGGACAGGAGTCTACGGTGGTAGGAACCCCAAAAGTAAATGTAGAACAAATGGAAATAGTGCACAATGATGCTCAGAGAAGGCAAGATAATGATGATGATTTGCCAACATATGAGACTTCAATGTTAGCATAG